A genome region from Microcella alkaliphila includes the following:
- a CDS encoding ParA family protein, with translation MTTDSPYDGSTPLAREVADITRRRRAVETQNFPLPETPRVITVANQKGGVGKTTTTVNLAAALARQGAHVLVIDLDPQGNASTALGVEHRAETPSVYDVIVGEATIDEVVQKSPEFERLFCVPATIHLAGAEIELVSLVAREQRLRTAVELYLAESDDPVHYVFIDCPPSLGLLTINAFVAAREVLIPIQCEYYALEGLSQLLNSIQLIERHLNPDLRVSTILLTMYDARTNLANQVVADVREHFPQQVLDTLIPRSVRISEAPSYGQTVISYDQNSPGSLSYLEAAAEIATRGAVA, from the coding sequence GTGACGACTGACTCTCCCTACGACGGGTCCACTCCCCTCGCTCGAGAGGTCGCCGACATCACGCGCCGCCGACGCGCGGTGGAGACGCAGAACTTCCCCCTACCCGAAACCCCCCGAGTTATCACGGTCGCGAACCAAAAGGGTGGTGTGGGCAAGACCACCACGACCGTTAACTTGGCGGCGGCCCTGGCGCGACAGGGTGCGCACGTTCTGGTAATTGACCTGGATCCCCAGGGGAACGCGTCGACCGCCCTCGGCGTGGAGCACCGTGCCGAGACGCCGAGCGTCTACGACGTGATCGTGGGCGAGGCGACGATCGACGAGGTCGTACAGAAGAGCCCCGAGTTCGAGCGGCTGTTCTGCGTCCCCGCCACCATTCACCTCGCCGGCGCCGAGATCGAGCTCGTGTCCCTCGTCGCGCGCGAGCAGCGGCTCCGCACGGCGGTCGAGCTGTACCTCGCGGAGTCTGACGACCCCGTGCACTACGTCTTCATCGACTGTCCGCCGTCACTCGGACTCCTGACGATCAATGCGTTTGTCGCGGCGCGCGAGGTGCTTATTCCCATCCAGTGCGAGTACTACGCACTGGAGGGCCTCAGCCAGCTGCTGAACAGCATCCAGCTCATCGAACGACACCTGAATCCTGACCTTCGCGTCAGCACGATTCTCTTGACGATGTATGACGCACGCACGAACCTCGCCAATCAGGTGGTTGCCGACGTTCGCGAGCACTTCCCCCAGCAGGTGCTCGACACGCTGATCCCGCGCTCGGTCCGCATCAGTGAGGCCCCGAGCTACGGTCAAACCGTAATCAGCTACGACCAGAACTCCCCCGGCTCGCTCTCGTACCTCGAGGCAGCCGCGGAGATCGCAACGAGAGGGGCGGTGGCCTGA
- the murJ gene encoding murein biosynthesis integral membrane protein MurJ, producing MSSGPAATPAPEGDGRRDSIGRASLFLASGTIVSRILGFVSAIILAQVVGTSGAGDAFALATTLPNNIYAIIAGGILTAVLVPQIVKASTDPDGGTRYVNKIITLGFVVFLAVAVVATVSAPLLVALYAEQAGDGSRGFSPEIMALATALAYWCLPQVLFFALYSLLGEVLNARKVFGPYTWAPVVNNIVMIAGLLTFAWIFSGDVSDASVWTPDMVALLGGASTLGIAAQAFVLFLFWRRAGLRYRPDFQWRGVGLAQTGKAAGWVFGMILVTQLAGIIHNRVASLAADDGEPSLAVLRFAWLIFILPHSIVTVSLGTAYFTRMSGHARDGRRDLLRDDIGASLRTITMIMMLATIGLAVVSGPFSRIFSSDPVLVEGMARVLVAFVIGLIPFSTLFITQRVFYALDDTRTPFFIQLAQSGIFVALALVVATMPSPWIAPGIALVTTIAGTAQTLISLAILRRRLGGIGMRLTAQRTGLFALAAIPASAVGLALAVTMGAFDGGAARENVGAAIVTMIAIGGAMTVTYAGALSVLRVPEFTALVDPVAKRLRRR from the coding sequence TTGAGTTCTGGCCCCGCCGCGACCCCGGCCCCCGAGGGCGACGGTCGACGCGACTCGATCGGCCGCGCGAGCTTGTTCCTCGCGTCGGGGACGATCGTGTCGCGCATCCTCGGATTCGTCTCCGCGATCATCCTCGCCCAGGTGGTCGGCACGTCCGGCGCCGGCGACGCCTTCGCGCTCGCCACGACGCTGCCGAACAACATCTACGCGATCATCGCCGGCGGCATCCTGACGGCCGTCTTGGTGCCGCAGATCGTCAAGGCCAGCACCGACCCCGACGGGGGCACGCGCTACGTCAACAAGATCATCACGCTCGGCTTCGTCGTCTTCCTCGCCGTCGCCGTCGTCGCCACCGTCAGCGCGCCACTGCTGGTGGCACTGTACGCCGAGCAGGCCGGCGACGGCTCGCGCGGCTTCTCGCCCGAGATCATGGCTCTCGCCACCGCGCTCGCGTACTGGTGCTTGCCGCAGGTGCTGTTCTTCGCCCTGTACAGCCTGCTCGGGGAGGTGCTGAACGCGCGGAAGGTGTTCGGCCCCTACACGTGGGCTCCCGTGGTCAACAACATCGTCATGATCGCCGGCCTGCTGACCTTCGCGTGGATCTTCTCGGGCGATGTCAGCGACGCGAGCGTATGGACGCCCGACATGGTGGCCCTGCTCGGTGGCGCATCGACTCTCGGCATCGCGGCGCAGGCGTTCGTCCTGTTCCTGTTCTGGCGTCGGGCCGGGCTCCGCTACCGCCCCGACTTCCAGTGGCGGGGCGTGGGGCTCGCACAGACGGGCAAGGCGGCCGGCTGGGTGTTCGGCATGATCCTCGTCACGCAGCTCGCCGGCATCATCCACAACCGTGTCGCCTCGCTCGCGGCCGACGACGGGGAACCGTCGCTGGCCGTGTTGCGTTTCGCCTGGCTGATCTTCATCCTGCCGCACTCGATCGTGACGGTCTCACTCGGCACTGCCTACTTCACCCGGATGAGCGGCCACGCCCGTGACGGACGCCGCGACCTGCTGCGCGACGACATCGGGGCCAGCCTGCGCACGATCACGATGATCATGATGCTGGCCACGATCGGTCTCGCGGTCGTCTCCGGGCCCTTCTCACGCATTTTCAGCAGTGACCCGGTGCTCGTGGAGGGCATGGCGCGCGTCCTCGTCGCGTTCGTCATCGGGCTCATCCCGTTCTCGACCCTGTTCATCACCCAGCGCGTGTTCTACGCGCTCGATGACACGCGCACGCCGTTCTTCATCCAACTGGCGCAGTCCGGCATCTTTGTGGCGCTCGCTCTTGTCGTCGCGACGATGCCGAGCCCGTGGATCGCGCCCGGGATCGCGCTCGTCACCACCATCGCGGGTACCGCCCAGACCCTGATCTCGTTGGCAATATTGCGCAGGCGCCTCGGCGGTATCGGGATGCGCCTGACCGCCCAGCGCACCGGCCTCTTCGCGCTGGCCGCCATTCCGGCCAGCGCCGTCGGGCTCGCCCTGGCCGTCACGATGGGCGCATTCGACGGGGGAGCGGCCCGTGAGAACGTGGGCGCCGCGATCGTCACCATGATCGCGATCGGCGGAGCCATGACGGTCACCTACGCGGGTGCGCTCTCCGTGCTGCGCGTTCCCGAGTTCACCGCGCTCGTCGACCCCGTCGCCAAGCGCCTGCGCCGGCGGTGA
- the trxB gene encoding thioredoxin-disulfide reductase, translating into MRQVIIIGSGPAGYTAAIYAARANLSPLVIASSVEFGGELMKTTDVENFPGFPEGVMGPDLMTKMQQQAERFGAEIVYDDVTSLELDGPVKAVTLGNGDRHEALAVIYATGSAYRKLGLPDEDRLSGYGVSWCATCDGAFFRQKTVAVVGGGDSAMEEATFLTRFADKVYLIHRSETFRASPAMLDRAKADPKIEFVTNASVAHIYGGELVTGVGLVDTVTGNERTLDVSGLFIAIGADPRTHLVHGMLDLTEQGTIAVEGRSSRTSLPGVFAAGDVVDPTYKQAITAAGSGCAAALDAQHYLEGLSDDVRQGANAETVSA; encoded by the coding sequence ATGCGACAGGTCATCATCATCGGCTCCGGCCCCGCCGGCTACACGGCCGCCATCTACGCTGCCCGTGCCAACCTCTCGCCGCTCGTCATCGCCAGCTCGGTCGAGTTCGGCGGCGAGCTCATGAAAACCACGGACGTCGAGAACTTCCCCGGCTTCCCCGAGGGCGTCATGGGGCCCGACCTGATGACGAAGATGCAGCAGCAGGCCGAGCGCTTCGGCGCCGAAATCGTCTACGACGATGTCACCTCCCTCGAGCTCGACGGCCCGGTCAAGGCGGTCACGCTCGGTAACGGCGACCGTCACGAGGCGCTCGCGGTCATCTACGCGACCGGCTCGGCGTACCGCAAGCTCGGGCTGCCCGACGAAGACCGCCTCTCGGGCTACGGCGTCTCGTGGTGCGCCACCTGCGATGGCGCGTTCTTCCGCCAGAAGACCGTCGCGGTCGTCGGCGGCGGTGACTCCGCGATGGAAGAAGCGACGTTCCTCACGCGCTTCGCCGACAAGGTGTACCTGATCCACCGCAGCGAGACCTTCCGGGCATCCCCCGCGATGCTCGACCGTGCGAAGGCCGACCCGAAGATCGAATTTGTTACCAACGCGTCGGTCGCGCACATCTACGGCGGCGAGCTCGTCACGGGCGTGGGTCTCGTCGACACGGTCACCGGCAACGAGCGCACGCTGGATGTGAGCGGCCTGTTCATCGCGATCGGCGCCGACCCCCGCACGCACCTCGTGCACGGGATGCTCGACCTCACCGAGCAGGGAACGATCGCTGTCGAGGGCCGCAGCTCCCGCACCTCGCTCCCGGGCGTATTCGCAGCCGGTGACGTGGTTGACCCCACCTACAAGCAGGCCATCACAGCCGCCGGCAGCGGCTGCGCCGCCGCCCTGGACGCCCAGCACTACCTCGAAGGCCTCAGCGACGATGTTCGCCAGGGCGCGAACGCAGAAACCGTCAGCGCCTAG
- the trxA gene encoding thioredoxin translates to MSTRDVTDATFEAEVLKSEKTIMVDFWAPWCGPCRAVSPILDQIASENADKIDIVKINVDDNPETAMKYQITSIPAMKVFQGGEVVKSVIGAKPKPALEADLAEFLA, encoded by the coding sequence ATGTCCACCCGCGACGTCACCGACGCCACGTTCGAGGCCGAAGTTCTGAAGAGCGAGAAGACGATCATGGTCGACTTCTGGGCGCCCTGGTGCGGCCCGTGTCGCGCCGTGTCGCCGATCCTCGACCAGATCGCGAGCGAGAACGCCGACAAGATCGACATCGTCAAGATCAACGTCGACGACAACCCCGAGACCGCCATGAAGTACCAGATCACGTCGATCCCGGCGATGAAGGTGTTCCAGGGCGGAGAGGTCGTCAAGAGCGTCATCGGCGCGAAGCCGAAGCCGGCCCTCGAGGCGGACCTCGCCGAATTCCTCGCCTAA
- the rnpA gene encoding ribonuclease P protein component, whose protein sequence is MLARAHRVRSGSDFRETMRRGRKTANPTAVVYARSGEETAPVRFGIIVSKAVGGAVVRNRIKRRVRAICANVAPSIPAGTAVVIRMLPAAAEVSWDTLREQLTTTIRRAVNA, encoded by the coding sequence GTGCTCGCCCGCGCCCACCGGGTGAGGTCGGGTTCCGACTTCCGCGAGACGATGCGCCGCGGGCGCAAGACTGCAAACCCCACGGCCGTCGTCTACGCCCGCAGCGGCGAAGAAACCGCCCCCGTCCGCTTCGGCATCATCGTGTCGAAAGCTGTCGGGGGCGCTGTTGTGCGCAATCGGATCAAGCGGCGGGTGCGCGCGATCTGCGCGAACGTCGCCCCGAGCATCCCGGCTGGTACTGCAGTGGTCATCCGCATGCTCCCAGCGGCAGCCGAGGTCAGCTGGGATACCCTGCGGGAGCAGCTGACCACAACCATCCGGCGGGCGGTGAACGCGTGA
- the rsmG gene encoding 16S rRNA (guanine(527)-N(7))-methyltransferase RsmG: protein MKHSDVEPEPAVASGLFGARIDVARSFAHRLAEVGEELGLIGPVERERLWSRHILNCALVAPFLREGARVADVGSGAGLPGLVLAIARPDVELILIEPMERRTEWLRDEAQRLGLRNVTVLRARAEEAVDAGPFDQVTARAVKALRQLVPMTRPLLSAGGEMLFLKGARVESEIAESVKQRRAARLSDPEVLILGEGVVPEPTRLFRATVVEAS from the coding sequence GTGAAACATTCCGACGTAGAGCCGGAGCCGGCGGTCGCGTCTGGCCTGTTCGGCGCGCGCATCGACGTCGCTCGTTCGTTTGCACACCGCCTGGCAGAGGTCGGGGAAGAGCTCGGCCTCATCGGGCCCGTCGAACGCGAGCGGCTGTGGTCACGCCACATTCTGAACTGTGCACTCGTCGCCCCCTTCCTGCGCGAGGGCGCGCGCGTCGCTGATGTGGGCAGTGGTGCGGGCCTCCCCGGGCTCGTGCTCGCGATCGCGCGACCGGATGTCGAGCTCATTCTCATCGAGCCGATGGAGCGTCGCACGGAGTGGTTGCGCGACGAAGCTCAGCGCCTCGGGCTCCGGAACGTCACCGTGCTTCGCGCTCGCGCGGAGGAGGCCGTCGACGCCGGACCATTTGATCAGGTGACGGCCCGCGCCGTGAAGGCTCTCCGTCAACTGGTTCCCATGACGCGCCCTCTCCTGTCAGCCGGCGGGGAGATGCTTTTCCTCAAGGGCGCGCGTGTCGAGAGCGAGATCGCGGAGAGCGTGAAGCAGCGTCGCGCCGCTCGCCTCAGCGACCCCGAGGTCCTCATTCTCGGGGAGGGCGTCGTGCCCGAACCGACCCGCCTCTTTCGGGCTACAGTGGTCGAGGCCTCCTGA
- the yidD gene encoding membrane protein insertion efficiency factor YidD — MVRAFRLVALVPRNIVVALLHVYRAVISPLYGDVCRYYPSCSAYGLTSVQQHGVVRGGWLTVRRLARCHPWAAGGVDDPPVREHSPYRLTRFGFIVLDRKA; from the coding sequence CTGGTGCGTGCCTTCCGACTCGTGGCGCTCGTCCCGCGCAACATCGTCGTGGCGCTCCTCCACGTGTACCGCGCGGTCATCTCCCCGCTCTACGGGGATGTGTGTCGGTACTACCCCAGCTGTTCGGCGTACGGGTTGACGTCGGTCCAGCAGCACGGCGTTGTTCGCGGAGGCTGGTTGACTGTGCGACGACTTGCGCGGTGCCACCCGTGGGCCGCTGGTGGGGTCGATGACCCCCCGGTGCGCGAACACTCCCCGTATCGCCTCACCCGCTTTGGCTTCATCGTCCTCGACAGAAAGGCATAA
- a CDS encoding ParB/RepB/Spo0J family partition protein — protein MAAPKRTGLGRGIGALIPTGSGDRPVDVFFPQAQAPDESLTEVPGARLVAVAPGDVVPNPQQPRTEFREEELAELVHSVREFGVLQPIVVRDRVGAGPGEARYELIMGERRLRASTIAGLESIPAVVRNTSDENMLRDALLENLHRAQLNPLEEASAYQQLLDDFGITQEQLAERLGRSRPQITNTLRLLKLPTPVQSRVAAGVLSAGHARAILSTADAVLMERLADKIVNEELSVRQAEAAAQQMAGQGKKTPARKPAPGGRQAQLDEIAERLGDRLHTRVKVSLGRSKGTVTIDFATVGDLNRILGELGEPGFQ, from the coding sequence ATGGCGGCACCCAAGCGCACAGGACTCGGCCGCGGCATCGGCGCCCTCATCCCGACGGGATCGGGAGACCGCCCGGTCGATGTGTTCTTCCCGCAGGCCCAAGCTCCGGACGAGTCACTGACCGAGGTACCGGGCGCGCGGCTCGTCGCTGTCGCCCCCGGTGACGTCGTTCCGAACCCTCAGCAGCCGCGCACAGAGTTCCGCGAAGAAGAGCTCGCCGAACTGGTGCACTCGGTGCGAGAGTTCGGCGTGCTGCAGCCCATCGTCGTGCGCGACCGGGTCGGAGCGGGGCCGGGCGAGGCGCGCTACGAGCTCATCATGGGCGAGCGGCGCCTGCGCGCATCGACCATTGCGGGGCTCGAGAGCATTCCCGCGGTCGTGCGCAATACGAGCGACGAGAACATGCTGCGGGATGCTCTGCTCGAGAACCTGCATCGCGCCCAGCTGAACCCCCTGGAAGAGGCGAGCGCGTACCAGCAGCTTCTCGACGACTTCGGGATCACGCAGGAGCAGCTTGCCGAGCGCCTCGGCCGGTCGCGGCCGCAGATCACCAACACGCTGCGCCTGTTGAAGCTGCCGACGCCCGTGCAGAGCCGTGTCGCTGCCGGCGTGTTGAGTGCCGGACACGCGCGCGCGATTCTGTCGACCGCAGATGCCGTACTCATGGAACGCCTCGCGGACAAGATCGTCAACGAGGAGCTGTCGGTGCGCCAGGCGGAAGCGGCAGCGCAACAAATGGCCGGTCAGGGCAAGAAAACTCCGGCCCGTAAGCCGGCGCCGGGTGGGCGTCAGGCACAGCTCGACGAGATCGCCGAGCGCCTGGGCGATCGACTGCACACCCGCGTCAAGGTCTCGCTCGGGCGGAGCAAGGGCACCGTCACGATCGACTTTGCGACGGTGGGCGACCTGAACCGTATTCTCGGCGAGCTCGGCGAGCCGGGATTCCAGTAG
- a CDS encoding PLP-dependent aminotransferase family protein: MSIPREGTSLDPWYEQYATRTAGLSGSEVRSLFAVASRPEVVSLAGGMPFVSALPLESIGSAMERVMTDRGATALQYGAGQGTPELRERILEVMALEGIHAGVDDVVVTTGSQQALDLVAKLFLDPGDVVLAESPSYVGAIGIFRSYQAEVSHIAVDAEGIIPAALTERIQSLRAAGRPIKLLYLIPNFQNPGGVTLSSARRLEIIDIARSHGILILEDNPYGLLWFDQAPPQAMRSVETDGIVYLGSFSKTLAPGFRVGWALAPHGIREKLVLAAEASILSPSVLNQMVITDYLTSADWRGQIDVFRGLYKERRDAMIDALNHYLPDLSWTMPGGGFYVWLTLSPGLDAKGMLPRAVKELVAYTPGTAFFADGAGRQHLRLAFCYPTPSDIREGVRRLSTVVRQEQELLETFAPTGPIDEVPADVRLGSHVISPPPNLS, translated from the coding sequence ATGAGCATTCCGCGCGAGGGAACATCGCTCGACCCCTGGTACGAGCAGTACGCGACGCGTACGGCCGGGCTGTCTGGCTCGGAAGTTCGCTCCCTGTTCGCCGTGGCGTCGCGCCCCGAGGTCGTGTCGCTCGCGGGGGGTATGCCGTTCGTCTCGGCACTGCCGCTTGAGTCGATCGGCTCGGCGATGGAACGCGTCATGACGGATCGCGGAGCGACCGCGCTGCAGTACGGGGCGGGGCAGGGCACCCCCGAGCTGCGCGAACGCATCCTCGAGGTCATGGCGCTCGAGGGAATTCACGCCGGCGTCGACGACGTCGTCGTGACCACCGGCTCTCAGCAGGCCCTCGACCTGGTCGCGAAGCTGTTTCTCGACCCGGGAGACGTGGTGCTGGCCGAGTCGCCCTCCTACGTTGGCGCCATCGGCATCTTCCGCTCGTATCAGGCCGAGGTCTCGCACATCGCCGTGGACGCGGAGGGCATCATTCCCGCGGCGCTGACCGAGCGCATCCAGTCGCTCCGCGCAGCGGGTCGCCCAATCAAGCTGCTGTATCTGATCCCGAACTTCCAGAACCCCGGGGGAGTGACACTGAGCTCGGCCCGCCGGCTCGAGATCATCGACATCGCCCGCAGCCACGGCATTCTGATCCTCGAAGACAACCCCTACGGGTTGCTGTGGTTCGATCAGGCCCCGCCGCAGGCCATGCGCAGCGTCGAAACCGACGGCATCGTGTACCTCGGCTCGTTCTCGAAGACCCTCGCTCCCGGCTTCCGCGTCGGCTGGGCACTGGCCCCGCACGGCATCCGCGAGAAGCTCGTGCTCGCGGCCGAGGCGTCGATTCTCTCGCCGAGCGTGCTCAACCAGATGGTGATCACCGATTACCTGACGAGCGCCGACTGGCGCGGCCAGATCGATGTGTTCCGCGGGCTGTACAAAGAGCGCCGCGACGCCATGATCGATGCGCTGAACCACTACCTGCCCGACCTCAGCTGGACGATGCCGGGCGGCGGGTTCTACGTCTGGCTCACGCTCTCTCCCGGGCTCGACGCGAAGGGGATGCTCCCCCGCGCCGTCAAGGAACTGGTCGCCTACACGCCCGGTACCGCCTTCTTCGCCGACGGCGCCGGCCGCCAGCACCTCCGGCTCGCGTTTTGTTACCCCACGCCCAGCGACATTCGCGAGGGGGTTCGACGGCTTTCGACGGTCGTGCGCCAAGAGCAGGAATTGCTCGAGACGTTCGCTCCCACCGGGCCGATCGACGAGGTTCCCGCCGACGTGCGCCTCGGTAGCCACGTCATCTCCCCGCCCCCTAACCTCTCGTAG
- a CDS encoding D-alanine--D-alanine ligase family protein gives MSSPSLTASRVVVLAGGISHERDISLKSGRQVADALTAHGIAVELRDPDASLLPSLMADPPDVVWPALHGASGEDGALRGLLEFLGRPYVGSPAHATRLAWDKPTAKSLVERAGVPTPHSITLTRDAFRELGAESVLAVMGQELPPPLAVKPAQGGSAQGVSLVSSDEELRRAMVLAYTYCDVALVEQRIIGTEICIGIIDTGDGPVALPAVEIEPKSGVYGFEARYNAGETTFYAPARVDAATVDRATAVALDAHRALGLRHLSRIDLMIDGAGTPWFLEASVMPGLTETSTLALALEAAGHDVGWVYAELAHAALRDAARTV, from the coding sequence ATGTCGTCACCATCCTTGACCGCCTCCCGCGTCGTCGTTCTCGCCGGCGGCATCTCGCACGAGCGCGACATTTCGCTGAAGTCGGGCCGACAGGTCGCCGATGCTCTCACCGCGCACGGCATCGCCGTCGAACTGCGCGACCCCGACGCGTCGCTGCTACCCAGCCTCATGGCGGATCCGCCGGACGTCGTGTGGCCGGCACTGCACGGCGCGAGCGGAGAAGACGGCGCCCTCCGGGGCCTGCTCGAATTTCTCGGCCGGCCCTATGTGGGATCGCCCGCGCACGCGACACGCCTGGCGTGGGACAAGCCCACGGCGAAGTCGCTGGTCGAACGTGCGGGGGTTCCGACCCCCCACTCCATCACCCTGACGCGTGATGCGTTCCGCGAGCTCGGCGCCGAGAGCGTGCTTGCCGTGATGGGCCAGGAGTTGCCCCCACCGCTCGCCGTCAAGCCAGCACAGGGCGGCTCGGCACAGGGCGTGAGCCTCGTCAGCAGCGATGAGGAGCTGCGCCGTGCCATGGTGCTCGCCTACACCTACTGCGATGTCGCGCTCGTGGAACAGCGCATCATCGGCACTGAGATCTGCATCGGCATTATCGACACCGGCGACGGGCCTGTTGCGCTGCCCGCCGTCGAAATCGAACCCAAGTCGGGCGTCTACGGGTTCGAGGCCCGTTACAACGCGGGGGAGACGACGTTCTACGCGCCGGCTCGCGTCGACGCCGCGACGGTCGACCGCGCCACCGCGGTTGCCCTCGACGCCCACCGAGCGCTGGGCCTTCGGCACCTGAGCCGCATCGACCTCATGATCGATGGCGCAGGCACCCCCTGGTTCTTGGAGGCGAGCGTCATGCCGGGGCTCACCGAAACGTCCACTCTCGCGCTGGCCCTCGAGGCAGCCGGGCACGACGTCGGGTGGGTGTATGCGGAGCTCGCCCACGCCGCTCTGCGCGACGCGGCACGGACCGTCTAG
- the rpmH gene encoding 50S ribosomal protein L34 — protein MSKRTFQPNNRRRAKVHGFRLRMRTRAGRAILANRRRKGRTELSA, from the coding sequence ATGAGCAAGCGTACGTTCCAGCCCAACAACCGCCGCCGCGCCAAGGTGCACGGCTTCCGCCTTCGCATGCGCACCCGCGCCGGCCGCGCGATCCTCGCGAACCGCCGTCGCAAGGGCCGCACCGAACTCTCGGCCTAG
- the yidC gene encoding membrane protein insertase YidC, translating to MGFFGTLLWPIKWVIEAILVGFHSLLTLAGLESAAGVTWVLSIVGLVIVIRALLIPVFVRQIKSQRKMLEISPELKKIQDKYRGKKDQFSREAMSRETMNLYKKHGTNPLSSCLPLLLQMPIFFGLFSVLNDAYAGRDSVGLLTSELSAEFGSASLFGVAPLGLTMATSDGNVAVIIIAIVLVILMTGSQFLTQLQIMAKNQSPEMKNSPMYRQQKILLYLLPLVFVFSGAFFPLGVMFYWFVSNIWTMVQQFIVIRNMPTPGSEAALAREARLAKKRQKKGLPDPADEASGSVAVEEPIKTQRQQPVSKSRAKKQNKKGGR from the coding sequence CTGGGTTTCTTCGGAACACTTCTGTGGCCCATTAAGTGGGTCATTGAGGCAATCCTCGTTGGCTTCCATTCGTTGCTCACTCTGGCCGGACTGGAGTCGGCCGCTGGCGTGACGTGGGTTCTGTCGATCGTCGGTCTCGTCATCGTCATCCGCGCGCTGTTGATCCCGGTGTTTGTGCGGCAGATCAAGTCGCAGCGCAAGATGCTCGAGATCTCGCCCGAGCTCAAAAAGATTCAGGACAAGTACCGCGGCAAGAAGGATCAGTTCTCGCGTGAGGCCATGTCGCGCGAGACGATGAACCTGTACAAGAAGCACGGCACGAATCCGCTGTCGTCCTGCCTCCCCCTGCTGTTGCAGATGCCGATCTTCTTCGGACTGTTCTCGGTTCTGAACGACGCCTACGCCGGGCGCGACAGTGTGGGGCTCCTCACGTCGGAGCTGTCAGCGGAGTTCGGAAGCGCGAGCCTCTTTGGCGTCGCTCCCCTCGGTCTCACCATGGCGACGAGCGACGGAAACGTCGCGGTCATCATCATCGCGATCGTGCTCGTGATTCTCATGACCGGCTCGCAGTTCTTGACCCAGCTGCAGATCATGGCGAAGAACCAGTCGCCCGAGATGAAGAACTCCCCCATGTACCGCCAGCAGAAGATCCTGCTGTACTTGCTGCCGCTGGTGTTCGTTTTCTCGGGAGCCTTCTTCCCCCTCGGCGTCATGTTCTATTGGTTCGTCTCGAACATCTGGACCATGGTTCAGCAGTTCATCGTCATCCGAAACATGCCGACGCCCGGGAGCGAGGCTGCGCTCGCCCGTGAGGCTCGACTCGCAAAGAAGCGCCAGAAGAAGGGGCTGCCCGACCCCGCCGACGAGGCCAGCGGCTCCGTCGCCGTCGAGGAACCCATCAAGACTCAGCGCCAACAGCCGGTATCGAAGTCGCGCGCGAAGAAGCAGAACAAGAAGGGTGGTCGCTAG
- a CDS encoding protein jag: MTETTSTAPTSTADEGDIAADYLEELLDIADLDGDIEIDERGGRVYISIDADERDALRLLSKPDTVSALQELTRLAVHVKTGEFSRLILDIAGSRDARATELARLVDRAVERIDAGASSAALPPMSSYERKLVHDIAAERGFTSESEGEGAERHTVIRRA; the protein is encoded by the coding sequence ATGACGGAAACCACGAGCACCGCCCCTACCTCGACCGCTGACGAAGGCGACATCGCCGCCGATTACCTCGAAGAGCTTCTCGACATCGCCGATCTCGACGGCGACATCGAGATCGACGAGCGGGGCGGTCGCGTCTATATCTCGATCGATGCGGACGAGCGGGATGCGCTTCGTCTGTTGTCGAAGCCCGATACCGTGAGCGCTCTGCAGGAGCTGACGCGCCTCGCGGTGCACGTGAAGACCGGCGAGTTCTCGCGGTTGATTCTCGACATCGCGGGATCCCGCGATGCTCGCGCAACCGAGCTCGCGCGTCTGGTCGACCGCGCAGTTGAGCGGATTGATGCTGGCGCCTCGTCCGCAGCGCTCCCCCCGATGTCGAGTTACGAGCGCAAGCTCGTGCACGACATCGCCGCCGAGCGGGGCTTCACGTCTGAGTCGGAAGGCGAGGGCGCCGAGCGCCACACCGTCATTCGCCGCGCCTAG